In Thermoanaerobaculia bacterium, the genomic stretch AGGAATAATGATGGGAAAGGACAGGATGGAAAAGAGAGCCCCTTTCATCCGGGCTTTGGCCACCATTGCGGCGATGAGCGTAACGCCCGTCGTCATACCGAGAATGCCAAAGAAAACTTCCGCGGCAAAGTAGAGCGGAGAGGCGATGGAAAACTCCATCAGAACAATATAAAGGGGGGTAACAACCGCCCCCATCATTCCCATCAGACAGAGATTAAACAAAAATTTTCCCAGAAAAACCGCGGATGATCGAGCCGCAAGCTGGAGTCCCGGAGCCGTTGAGGTCTCCTCCTCCTTCACAAAGACACGATCCAGACCGCTCATGCCGGAAAAAAAGACTATGATCCAGAGCCAGGCCGAGAGAATGGCAGGTTGGTCCAGAGTTCGGATCTTGTATGGACCCACAACAAAGCTCACCAGAAAAAGCACGGTCAGAGAGAAGAGAAAGATCGCGTTCAGGGCCACTTTGGTCCTGAACTCACTCACCAGATCCTTGTTCAGGATGGCGAGAACTTCATTGACCAAGGAAGAGTTCTTGGGTTCCATACGCAAATTCTCGTGTGTCGTTGGTTGCGAGAATGACAACACCTCGAGCCTTTTGGGCTTCAATGATCCGACCGACGACATCCATCCCCTCATCGTCCAGGTTCGATCCCGGTTCGTCCAGATAGAGAATCGGAGGCTCATGGAATGTGGCAAGCAGTAGCTTCAGCCGCTGTTTCATTCCGGATGAATAGACTTTGACCCACCGATGACGGGAAGTCTCCAGTCCCACGGAACGGAGAAGCTCCTGCAGAGTTTTCTCATCTCGATCAACTCCCCTGAGCTTTGAAAAGAAGGCCATGGTTTCCATTCCGGTCAGTTCCTCGTACAATCGCATTTCGGGGGTACACATGCCGATCCGGTGAAACAGCTTCCGAGGAGGGCACTCTTTTCCCTGCCATCGAACTGCGACTTGACCCTCCTGCGGGCGCATAAATCCCGACAGGATGCGGAGAAGTGTACTCTTCCCCGATCCGTTCGGCCCCCTGACGAGGAGAACGTCTCCGGATGGAACCTGCAGATCCAGGGCAGAAAAGAGGCGGGTGCGTCCGAAGGCCTGACCCAGTCCTTCTGCGACAAGTTGAAGATCAGCCATGAAGCTCCTTGAGAAGGTTTTCGGCCTCAAAGTGACCCGGCTGGATTTTGACCGTCTCCTGGAGGTGGCGGATCGCCCGACTTTTCATTCCAGCTCTAAGATAAAGTTTCGCCAGCATAAAATGAACATCGGCATTGGCGGGATCAAGGTTCAGGGACTGGAGAAGGTTGGCTTCTGCCTCCTTGAGCCTTTTGGAATCCTGCATGAGGCATTGGCCAAGAAGCCGGTAAGTTTCAGCCGTTTTCCCACCCAGGTAGAGAACTTCATTCAACTTCTGAATCGCCTGGGATAAATGGGAATCCGCAATGGCTTTTCGCACATCCCGCATAATTGCCATAACCTTATCTTCAGGCCTCAGTGTCGGATCAGCCATACGGTTGATTTTCAGATCATAGGCCTTTCGTTCCTCTGGATCAAAAAGAATCTGGTAGGCCTGGTTGATGGCGGCAAAGTACATCTCGACCATATCCTTAACGATGGGATAACGCTCGGAACCGGTAAACCGGTCGGGGTGGTACTTGCGGGCAAATTCATAATATTTTTTTCGAATGTCGTCCTGCGATGCCTGGAGCGTAAGATCCAGGATTTCATAACAGGTCTGTTTCTTTGCCTTCTCTGCCCGCTCAACTACTTCATCAATCGGATCAAAGGTAAAGATACGCAGTACGCCTGAAATGTAAAGCTGGCAAATCGTGCGATCCTTCTGTTTTTCCGGAGGTGGAAGCAGCGAATAGAGATGCCTCACCTCCAGTTGTTTGTCCTGAATCTGATCCAGAAGGTAGTATTGGTCCGGTGTAAGAGGCAGTGTCTGAATATCTGGAACGGTACTTTGAACCAGATCGGTATCTTTCCAGGGTAGAGGGGAGGGCGGTTCAAATTCCTTTACAAGATTCACCGAGTGAAGGACCATTCTGGGAACATGGACCGGAAAGGTCAGATCTTTGGAAAGTTTCGATTCTACAGGGAAAAACTCCCAGGTACCATTCCAGTCAAATGTCGTGGACCCTAAAAATTCCTGATGCTCGAGGAGTGCAGAGTTTAACCCTTCAGCACTCAGGGCGCCAACGGCCACAAGACAGTGACCGATTCTCTTTCCCGAGGAAAAGAAGAGCCGGGTTGCGGCCTGGAACTGGTTCGGGGTGATTTTCCCTTTCTGGACCAGGTAGCTTCCCAGATGCTCTCCATCAATGTTGGTCGTGATGAGAAAGAGAATACCCCTCTGAAAGTGAAAGCGGTGTTCCCGAAACTCTTCCTTGCAGATAAGAATACCGTTCAGTTTTAACCTCTGGGTTTTGATGATGAATCGCCCCAGATCGACGTGGGTAATCGTGCCCTGATCGGCAGCGCGGACCTTCGAATCACGCGGGTTAAAGAGATGGACGGCTTCAGAAAACCGCATGATCTTGACCACATCATCCCACTTTGTTGAGATGACAATATCCGCCAGGGGTGATTTTCGGTCCTGATCCGTATAGTCAATAATGCGGGTCCCGCTCTTTCGCCAGGATTTCAGAACTTCGGTGTTGGATTCATCCAGTTCAACAATTGAGGTCAGGACGGCAAACGGCTGCTCATCCACACTCCGTACATTGGGGTGAAAACGGAGACTGGACTGCCGGAGCGCCGCAGGAAGATCCTGCGGTTTAAGTCCCAGAGCGATAACCGACGAAGCCATAAACTATTAGTTTACCCTGCCCCATCCGCCGGGTCAACGTCGATTTCCCCTGCGAAGGTCCATCGGTGCGCCGGACGGAATCCCCCAAGGTCCCGCTTTTCTCCATGGACGGTGAACTCCAAGCATCGCATCCAGTAGTCGTAAGCCCGGCCATCCTTACGGTGGATGGCTGCATCCAGGAAATAGTTCCCCGGTGTCAGAGCGGCTCCTTCAACCTTGAATTCGACACATCCTTCACCCTCCCAGGGCAGAAATTGAATTCCATCGATTAAGGTATTGGTCCCATATACAATTTCCCCCTCTCTCCGCCGGATGGCAATCCCGAAGACAACATCATCGAGAGAACGATGAGCCTGTGCATACAATCGAATGGTGAACTCCTTGCGATTGGAAGGCAAAAGGGAAGATTCTCTCCCCTCCTCCCCGATCAGGCTGATTTGTGTCAGGCTGGCCTCTCCGGTTCCGTTGCGAAGGTCCTCTGAAGAATCGGTACTCTTTCCCACGGCTTCCCGGTAGGCTCGGACAACGTCGTGGGGAGAGCCGATTTTCATAATCTTCCCCTTGTCCAGCCATACCACCCGTTGACACAGCTTTGTAATCAGGTCGAGATCGTGGGAAACAAAGAGAATGGTGACACCGCGGGCCTGAAGAGAGAGAATCCGCTCGATGCACTTTCGGGAGAAGGCCTCGTCCCCCACAGCCAGAACCTCGTCCACGAGAAGGATATCTGCATCAACGTGAACAGCGACAGAAAAACCGAGCCGGACGTACATTCCTGAGGAATAAGCTTTCACGGGCTCTTCCATAAAGGCTTCAAGTTCGGCAAAACGAACAATATCATCCATCCGCTTCCGGATTTCCTTCCGGGAAAGGCCTAGCATCACCCCATTAATGAGAACATTATCCCGACCTGAAATCTCGGGATGAAACCCTGCTCCCAGTTCAATCAGGGCAGCAATCCGTCCCTGCGCGGCTGCAGACCCGGAGTTGGGAGTCAAAATTCCGGCCACGACCTTGAGGAGTGTACTTTTCCCGGACCCGTTTCGTCCGATGACCCCAACCATTTCACCCTTCTGAACCGTTATGCTGACATCATCCAGAGCCAGAAGGTGCTCCGAGGGCTGGAAAGTTCCCCGCAGCTGTCCACTGAGCAGGGCTCCCTTGAAGCTCTGCCAACGGTATCGTCCCCACCGGCGGTAATATTTCACCAGCCGCTCGACAACGATGGAGTAATCGCTCATGCTTCCTCCATCAAGGTTTCCTTCAACCGTTCAAAGAGGAAAACACCCACCAGGAGAGAGACAAGGCTGACAACCATGGCAGCGGCAAGGTCGGTCCAGCGGGGAAACCGATGAAAAAAGGAGAGATCCTGATAGACGATGAAGAGCGGCGTGGCAGGATTGAGATGAATCAGCCGTCTCAGCAGAGGGTACTGGATCATATCCAGAGGATAGATAATGGGTGTTGCAAAAAACCATAAGGTGATCAGGTTCTGCATGAGGTCGCGAAGATCACGAAAGTGGACCGAAAGAGCGGACAGAGTGAGAGCAATTCCCGTTGTGAATAGAAACTGCAGAAGCAGTGGAACGGGGAGAAGAAAAATTTCAGGTCCGAGATTCCCCGTCCATAGAAGGGCTCCAACCAGAATCGGAAGGGCCAGAACAAAGTGAACGCCGTGGCTTACCACTTTGGTAATGGGAAGAATTTCGGTGGGGAAGAGAACTTTTTTGATCAGCTGGGCGTTATCCGGCAGGACGATCGTGGATTCAAGCAGGCTTCCGGAAAACCAGGTCCACGGAAGCAGACCACAGAACAGAAACATGGCATAGGGACGAATCCCCTCCATCCTTGGCTGAAAGATCGTGGAAAAGACAACCGTGTAGATCGTTAGGAGCAGGAGAGGATTAATAAGCGACCAGAAGTAACCGAGAAGGGTTCCCCGGTAACGTGCCTGCAATTCCCTTCCCACGAGCGTAAGGATCAGCTCCCGGTACCGGATAAGATTATGAATGAAGTGAATCAATGAAGCTCAGTTCTGCCCCGACCTCAGCCGCTCAATCTCTTTTAGAATTCGATCCCGTTCATTCTTACGATATTCCATGTAATCGACTTCCTGCCCCTGGGTGTACCAGTAGATTCTTGGAAATTTGTTTACATCTCCGTAGGTATTGAAGACGACAGGACCGGTCACACCGGTAAATCCCTGAAGACCCTTCAGGCCCTTGTAGACATCCTCGGGATAGGTGCCACTCTGAGAGATGGCAGTCGCAAGCACGAGAAAGGAGTCAAAACCATAGGCCGCGAAAACATCGGGCATCTTTCCAAACTGTTCTTCGTATTTTTTAGTGAAGACATCAACGATATGGCTCTTTTCACCACCATCCTGCCCCGTTTCAAAGGGCGGTTTACAATAATAGATGTTCTCCGCAGACTCTCCCGCTCTGGCAAAGGCTCCGGGGGTATTGATGGCCGATGTCGTGAGAACCGTACCCTTATACCTGACCGCTTTGAGGTCCTGCAGAACCCGGATCGTAATGTCCGAGTAGGCAGCGATGAAGACCGCGTCCGGGTTGAGCGCCAGAGCTTCTGAAATGGGATCGGAAAAACTCTCGGCATCTGTCGGCAGAACGATCTTCTGAGCATTCAGGATGCCCAGCTTTTTCAGCTCGAGCGCATAGTTCTCCGCCACCCCGTCCCCATATTCGTTATTCTGGTACAGAATGGCGATCTTCGTGGCACCCACGATCTCAGCTGTATGTTTGGCCATACGAATGACTTCCTGCTGATCCGACGGGTAGATTCTGAAAAAGTAGGGATTGATCCCGGACAGCTTCGCATGCGAAGCCGTGGGGCTCAGAAGCACCCGGGTTCGCTTGGCTGCGATTTCCGCCATTTTGAAGGCTTCGGAAGAGGTGACACCTCCGATCACCGCAAGGGCCCCCTCCTTGATCACATCGTTCATCAGCTCCGCTGCAGCGTCGGGCTGGGATTTGGTATCTCGATAGATCACTCGAAAACGATAGGGATAATCCTGACTGGATTTCACGTAGGCTTCAGCCACCATGATTCCTTCTTTTACGGCCTGACCGTAGAGCGCTGCTTCTCCGGATTCGGGAAGAATCGCACCGATCACGATCTCTTTGGGCTTACAACCGAGCGTTACAAGCATGGAAATGACAAAACTAGCGATCACGAGACGTTTCATGACCTTACCCCCTGCGATATGGCTTGCAATCATTCTTTGATTTGACCCGATAATTATAAAGGATGGGAAGAGCGGATACAACCGGGAGCTGATCCCTCAGGACCAGTTTACGGGAACACGCACAATCTGTCCATCCCTTTCAGGAAAGAGAAGATAGCCGTGGTCCCGCCCGTAGAGATAGAGATCCCGCGTAATCCGAACATCTTCCTTGCAATAGTGGATCAGGTCATCCCATCGGCCTTCCCGGTACCAGCGAAGGGCTTCCAGGCCGTCCCCCGCCTTGGACTCTCCCAGGGTTGCCCCGGCAAGCTTGTTCAGGGAGGGCCGAAACCCGAGAGGTTTTTTTGCTTCTCCCATAAGATCGAGAGTCTTGAATCTTGGAGCAGGAACGGGTAAATAGGGACCGAGAACAGGGATATCAAAACCATCCACATTGAATCCGATTAAGAGTGATGCCCTGAGTAAGTGGCGAACCAGGCCCTCGATCTCGTCATCCCGGTAAACATGGTAGGTGTCATCCGAGAAGTCATAGACGACACCCAGTGAGATACCCAGATCCTGCATCCTGTCCCTTCCGCCCACTTCCGCAAAAGATCGTTTGGTTTCAAGATCGAAGACAACTCTGGGCAGGGGAGCGAGATTCATCTGACCCATTCAATCACCTCCTCCAGTGAATGGACGACAGGAACCCGTCCGTTTCCGAGCCCCTTTCTGTCCAGCAGGAGGGCCTGAAACCCTGCACCGACAGCCCCCATATAATCGTCATGAAGGCTGTCGCCGATGTGGAGACATTGAGTGGGGGTTACATCGAAGGCTCGAGCAGCCATTAGAAAGATTTCCTTTGCCGGTTTTGCGACCCCGACCATACTGGAAATCAGGATCACCTGGAAAAACCGCGTTAGATCGAGGGAGTCCAGAATCGATTTCAGGCTTGAATCCCAGTTCGAAATAATTCCCAGAGAGAGGCCGTTTCGGGAAAGTATTTCCAGTGTATGTTCTGCTGCCGGATATCGTTCCCACGTTTCCGGTCGACGGAAGATCTCATAGAGATCGTTAAAACAACCATCGGGATCCCGTACGGTGCCGAATGCCTTCATGACCGAATGAACGAAATCCTGCCAGAACACCCTTTCCCCGCCGGGATAGTAGGTAAACTTATCCATACCCACTTCAAACCTTGCGTTAAAAGCGGACCAGGTAGCTTCAAAGACTTTTTCGACTTCTTCCTCACGCACATTCAGTCCCCACTTCCTGAAGGTGCGGGCATAGATGGTGGATGCGGATTCGACCGGCTTCAGCAGCGTATTGCCCGCATCAAAGAAAATGACGCGGACCCGGGTGGAGTCGGAGAGTTCAGATGGGGAAGAAACCTGTACCATGCGTGTATGGGTAACAAGTCCGCGGGGTCGAGTATTCCGGTTTGCATCCGAGAATAAGGATCAAAGGGGAAACCTGAGGTAATACCCCCTCTGTCCATGCCGCACGGTGAGAACCACAATGGGATCGTTCACCAGCTTAGCCATGGCCGCATTGACTTCTTCCCTTGTTTCCACTCGGACTCCGTTAATTCCGGTCAGCAGATCTCCGGATTCGATGCCGTACCGATCGGCATATGACCCTTTCACTACATCTGAAATCACAAGCCCGACCCGAAAGGATTCCTTGATCTGTATTCCCACGCTGGTTTCCAGTAATGTCTCACCGAGATCTGCTGGAGGCTCGGATAGCTCCAGGATCCGCTCCAGGCTCTTATTTCCCCTGCGCAGACTGATGGAGAGCTTACTGCCGGGTAGAGAGGAGCTGAGAGCTGTAAACCAGTCCTCAGGGCGCCGTACGGTCTGCCCGTTGACCTTTTCAAGGATGTCACCCGGTTTCAGGCCGGCTCGCTCCGCGGGAGATCCGGCATAAATCCGTTCAACCAGAACTGTTTCTCTCGAGCCTGGTCGCCTTTCCGATTCCCCCTTTCCGGCCGATTCGACCTTGAGTCCCGTCCAGATCGGACGAACTTCCCCATACTGGATCAGGTCTTTGACTACACGCTTGACTCGATCTACCGGAATGGCAAATCCGATGCCTTCTGCACCTGAAATGATTGCCGTATTAATACCGATCACTTCCCCCAGAATATTCACCAGAGGTCCACCGGAATTTCCCGGATTGATCGCAGCATCGGTCTGAATGAAATCGGAATAGACCTGTCCGTCTTCATTTTTCACTGTTCGGTTCAGTGCCGATACAACACCTGTGGTGACTGTGTGACTTAATCCAAAGGGGTTTCCCATGGCAATTACGGGTTCTCCGATCATGAGATCCGAGGAAGTACCCAGCTTTGCCGGTGGAATATCGGTATTCCAACCCGAAAGTTTCAATAGGGCGATATCCGAGGGAACATCCACCCCCAGAACTTCTGCTTTGTATTCCTTTCCATCCGTTGTTGTGATGAAGATGGAATCGGCTCCCTGGATAACATGGGCATTGGTGACGACCGTTCCGCTGCCGGTCACCACGACGCCCGTTCCAAGGGATTCTGAGGTATGCTGCCGCTCATATCCCGGGAGCCGGTCAAAAAAGAAGAGATCATAGAAGGGAGAAACCCGCTGAGTCACAATGGTCTCCGCGGCAATGTTCACGACGGATGGGCTTACCGATTCCACAACCTGGACAACCGCATCCCTTCGGACAAACGGGTTGTCCGCCATCATGGGAATGGCAATCAGCATCATAATCAAGAAGTATCGGATCGTTTTCATGATCAGACCTCCTGGGGTCGAGGTTCTCCGGGGTTCACGGTCAGGCCCTCTCCGTTTTCAGACCGGTCAATGCGCAAATTCTCTCCTTCCCGGATAGAACCATCAATTATGGAACGGGCCAGAATGTCCATCAATTCCCTCTGAATCAGCCGTTTCAATGGCCGAGCCCCGAAGTGGGGATCAAATCCACGATCGGCAAGATAGTCTCTGGCAGATTCCGTAATCTCTATATGAATACGCCTTTCCTCGATAAGCCGTTGGATTCGTTCAAGCTGAAGATCCACGATCTTCCGGATATCTTCCCGCTCCAGGGCGCCAAAGATGATCACGTCATCCAGGCGGTTCAGGAACTCCGGCTTAAAGGTTCGATAGAGCGTGTCGCGGATATGCCGTTCGATGGCCTCCCTCTGTCCCGAATGATCCAGGATAAATTGGGACCCGATGTTCGATGTCAGAATGACCAGGGCGTTTTTAAAGTGCACGGTCCTTCCCTTCCCATCGGTAAGACGCCCGTCATCCATGATCTGTAGAAGAACGTCAAAGACCTCTGGATGCGCTTTTTCAATTTCGTCAAAGAGGATGACCGCATAGGGCCGGCGACGAACCGCTTCTGTCAATATTCCCCCCTCATCGTACCCCACATAGCCCGGCGGGGCTCCAATCAGTCGAGCCACCGAGTGTTTTTCCATATATTCCGACATGTCCAGCCGGACCATGGCAGCTTCGTCGTTGAACAGAAACTCGGCCAGTGCCCGGGCCAGTTCGGTCTTACCTACACCCGTAGGCCCCAGAAAAAGAAAGGAACCAACGGGGCGATTTGGATCGTTTAACCCCGCACGGGCGCGTCGAACGGCGTCCGAAACAGCACGGACTGCCTCATCCTGACCCACGACTCTCCGGTGCAGCGTTGCTTCCATGTCCAGAAGTTTCCGGCTTTCCTGCTCCAGCATCTTTTGCAGGGGAATCCCCGTCCACCGGGAAACGACGTCGGCAATATCCTCTCCATCGACGGAATCACTCAG encodes the following:
- a CDS encoding heme exporter protein CcmB, with protein sequence MEPKNSSLVNEVLAILNKDLVSEFRTKVALNAIFLFSLTVLFLVSFVVGPYKIRTLDQPAILSAWLWIIVFFSGMSGLDRVFVKEEETSTAPGLQLAARSSAVFLGKFLFNLCLMGMMGAVVTPLYIVLMEFSIASPLYFAAEVFFGILGMTTGVTLIAAMVAKARMKGALFSILSFPIIIPLLLVAIEGTSKAATGISSMEFLRSISVIGSFAGAMFVLSLILFEKVWIE
- a CDS encoding ABC transporter ATP-binding protein, yielding MADLQLVAEGLGQAFGRTRLFSALDLQVPSGDVLLVRGPNGSGKSTLLRILSGFMRPQEGQVAVRWQGKECPPRKLFHRIGMCTPEMRLYEELTGMETMAFFSKLRGVDRDEKTLQELLRSVGLETSRHRWVKVYSSGMKQRLKLLLATFHEPPILYLDEPGSNLDDEGMDVVGRIIEAQKARGVVILATNDTREFAYGTQELFLGQ
- a CDS encoding DnaJ domain-containing protein, giving the protein MASSVIALGLKPQDLPAALRQSSLRFHPNVRSVDEQPFAVLTSIVELDESNTEVLKSWRKSGTRIIDYTDQDRKSPLADIVISTKWDDVVKIMRFSEAVHLFNPRDSKVRAADQGTITHVDLGRFIIKTQRLKLNGILICKEEFREHRFHFQRGILFLITTNIDGEHLGSYLVQKGKITPNQFQAATRLFFSSGKRIGHCLVAVGALSAEGLNSALLEHQEFLGSTTFDWNGTWEFFPVESKLSKDLTFPVHVPRMVLHSVNLVKEFEPPSPLPWKDTDLVQSTVPDIQTLPLTPDQYYLLDQIQDKQLEVRHLYSLLPPPEKQKDRTICQLYISGVLRIFTFDPIDEVVERAEKAKKQTCYEILDLTLQASQDDIRKKYYEFARKYHPDRFTGSERYPIVKDMVEMYFAAINQAYQILFDPEERKAYDLKINRMADPTLRPEDKVMAIMRDVRKAIADSHLSQAIQKLNEVLYLGGKTAETYRLLGQCLMQDSKRLKEAEANLLQSLNLDPANADVHFMLAKLYLRAGMKSRAIRHLQETVKIQPGHFEAENLLKELHG
- a CDS encoding ABC transporter ATP-binding protein codes for the protein MSDYSIVVERLVKYYRRWGRYRWQSFKGALLSGQLRGTFQPSEHLLALDDVSITVQKGEMVGVIGRNGSGKSTLLKVVAGILTPNSGSAAAQGRIAALIELGAGFHPEISGRDNVLINGVMLGLSRKEIRKRMDDIVRFAELEAFMEEPVKAYSSGMYVRLGFSVAVHVDADILLVDEVLAVGDEAFSRKCIERILSLQARGVTILFVSHDLDLITKLCQRVVWLDKGKIMKIGSPHDVVRAYREAVGKSTDSSEDLRNGTGEASLTQISLIGEEGRESSLLPSNRKEFTIRLYAQAHRSLDDVVFGIAIRRREGEIVYGTNTLIDGIQFLPWEGEGCVEFKVEGAALTPGNYFLDAAIHRKDGRAYDYWMRCLEFTVHGEKRDLGGFRPAHRWTFAGEIDVDPADGAG
- a CDS encoding ABC transporter permease produces the protein MIHFIHNLIRYRELILTLVGRELQARYRGTLLGYFWSLINPLLLLTIYTVVFSTIFQPRMEGIRPYAMFLFCGLLPWTWFSGSLLESTIVLPDNAQLIKKVLFPTEILPITKVVSHGVHFVLALPILVGALLWTGNLGPEIFLLPVPLLLQFLFTTGIALTLSALSVHFRDLRDLMQNLITLWFFATPIIYPLDMIQYPLLRRLIHLNPATPLFIVYQDLSFFHRFPRWTDLAAAMVVSLVSLLVGVFLFERLKETLMEEA
- a CDS encoding penicillin-binding protein activator produces the protein MKRLVIASFVISMLVTLGCKPKEIVIGAILPESGEAALYGQAVKEGIMVAEAYVKSSQDYPYRFRVIYRDTKSQPDAAAELMNDVIKEGALAVIGGVTSSEAFKMAEIAAKRTRVLLSPTASHAKLSGINPYFFRIYPSDQQEVIRMAKHTAEIVGATKIAILYQNNEYGDGVAENYALELKKLGILNAQKIVLPTDAESFSDPISEALALNPDAVFIAAYSDITIRVLQDLKAVRYKGTVLTTSAINTPGAFARAGESAENIYYCKPPFETGQDGGEKSHIVDVFTKKYEEQFGKMPDVFAAYGFDSFLVLATAISQSGTYPEDVYKGLKGLQGFTGVTGPVVFNTYGDVNKFPRIYWYTQGQEVDYMEYRKNERDRILKEIERLRSGQN
- a CDS encoding ribonuclease H-like domain-containing protein, which translates into the protein MGQMNLAPLPRVVFDLETKRSFAEVGGRDRMQDLGISLGVVYDFSDDTYHVYRDDEIEGLVRHLLRASLLIGFNVDGFDIPVLGPYLPVPAPRFKTLDLMGEAKKPLGFRPSLNKLAGATLGESKAGDGLEALRWYREGRWDDLIHYCKEDVRITRDLYLYGRDHGYLLFPERDGQIVRVPVNWS
- a CDS encoding HAD-IA family hydrolase, producing the protein MVQVSSPSELSDSTRVRVIFFDAGNTLLKPVESASTIYARTFRKWGLNVREEEVEKVFEATWSAFNARFEVGMDKFTYYPGGERVFWQDFVHSVMKAFGTVRDPDGCFNDLYEIFRRPETWERYPAAEHTLEILSRNGLSLGIISNWDSSLKSILDSLDLTRFFQVILISSMVGVAKPAKEIFLMAARAFDVTPTQCLHIGDSLHDDYMGAVGAGFQALLLDRKGLGNGRVPVVHSLEEVIEWVR
- a CDS encoding trypsin-like peptidase domain-containing protein — protein: MKTIRYFLIMMLIAIPMMADNPFVRRDAVVQVVESVSPSVVNIAAETIVTQRVSPFYDLFFFDRLPGYERQHTSESLGTGVVVTGSGTVVTNAHVIQGADSIFITTTDGKEYKAEVLGVDVPSDIALLKLSGWNTDIPPAKLGTSSDLMIGEPVIAMGNPFGLSHTVTTGVVSALNRTVKNEDGQVYSDFIQTDAAINPGNSGGPLVNILGEVIGINTAIISGAEGIGFAIPVDRVKRVVKDLIQYGEVRPIWTGLKVESAGKGESERRPGSRETVLVERIYAGSPAERAGLKPGDILEKVNGQTVRRPEDWFTALSSSLPGSKLSISLRRGNKSLERILELSEPPADLGETLLETSVGIQIKESFRVGLVISDVVKGSYADRYGIESGDLLTGINGVRVETREEVNAAMAKLVNDPIVVLTVRHGQRGYYLRFPL